CGGCACACACTAGAGGAAACCGAGGCGCTCCTGGCAACCGTGGGCCTTACGGGTGCCTTCTGGAACCTGCGCTAGGGATGACCCCGGCGACCGCGGCCGGTGAAATGGCGCCTAACTTGCGCTGAGCCTGTGTGAAAACGCCACTTTGGCAGCAGTGGCAGCGTTTTAAATCAACAACTTAGGGGTGCTCACAACGGTGTTTTCGCACAGGCTCCGCTTGCAGTTGCCGGGCCGCCCCCCGAAATTGGTGTAGGTCGCTGCTATCGCGGTGGGCGGCCCACAACTGAAGCGCTGTTCGTTAGGCACCAACTCGCCGCCGGCCCCCGGACGCTCCGGGCCAGCACCCGCCCGCTCTCCTCCCGCACCGAGGTCACCGTAGTTGCCTGATGGACGTCCAGCGCCACATACTTCGTCGTCCGTTTCATGAGAGCCGCTCCTTGCTGTGGGCCACGGATGTTGGTCGACTCCATGGTAACAGCAAGGGGCGTGCTTTCAAAATGCGTTAGGCGGCGCTCGGTGCAAGTGGAACTACGCTATGAAGAGGGTAAGATTGGCAGGCACTCCCAAGTCGCCACTCCCAGGGCTCGGGGTCAGAATATGCCAACCACGGCAGTGGGTGTTCAGGAGGCCCACCATGAAAGTCTGGGGACCCAAGCTCGTCACCACCGGGTTCGCACTCGCCGGCGTGCTGTCTCTCGTGGCCGGCGGGGTGAAACCTGCCATCAAGGGCGAGCCGCTCAATGTCACCTTCCTCGGCGTCGGCGTTTTCTGGCTCGTCCTCAGCGTTGTTGTCGGGCGGAAGTCGGGTAGCGGTCCTGCCCCGCCGAGCGCCTAGGCCGCCGGTGGGTCCGAAGGCCCCGACATGGTCAATTGCGCCCGATTCTCACCCTCCAGGAGATCCGCGTTTTCTACCCGGGCCGCGGCCACAGCGCGGGCGACGTCGTCGTGCAGCTGCCCGCGGAGAGCCTGCTCCTCCCGGCCCTGCGGGGCGGTATCAACCCGGCGAACCTGACCCGGACGTACGATGTGGTGACGGGCCGGGCCAACTAGCCTACATTTGGGGATGATCTACGTCCTCGTCCCGACTTACAACGAAGCCCAGACGGTCGGCCTGCTGCTCTGGAAGGTCCGGCAGGTCTTCACGGCCTTCGCGCGAGAGTACCAGTTGCTGGTCGTTAACGACGGGTCCACGGACGCCACGGAGGACACGCTCGCCCCGTACACGAGGGCCCTCCCGCTGACGCTCGTCACCCACCAGCACCGCGAAGGCTACGCGAAGAGCCTCGAGGAGCTGCTACGCCTGGCGGCCGGACGCACCGACCGACCGCGACGCGACCTCGTCGTCACGCTCCAGGCCGACTTCTCGGACGCGCCGGATGACATTCCCGAGCTCGTGAAGCGCGTCGAGGGCGGAGCCGACATCGTAGTAGCGGACGGACGCCGGCGCGCCGGCCTCCCCCGCGGCGAAGCGCTGGCCCGCCGTCTACTCACGCCGCTGGTCCGCCCGAGCCTGAAGTTGGAAGGCGTGACGGACTACGTCAGTACCCTGCGCGCCTACCGGATCGCGACGCTCACCCGGCTCATCCGCGAGCGCGGCAGCCGGCCGATCGTCACGCACGAGGGATGGGCGGCGGACCTCGAGCTGCTGGTACGCGCCGCGCGACACGCCCGGCGGATCGAGTCCGTACCGGTGGCCGGCGAAACGGCTCCGCGACAACGCGACTCGCGGGCCACCCCGCTCCGCTCGGGGCTGAGTGCCTGGCGAGCCGCCCGCCAACTGGCCTCGCTGGTGCGGGAGCCGATCGAGCCGCCGCCGGATCACGAGGACGAGCCCGCTAAGCAGACCCAGCCGCCGCGGCGTCGGGGTCGGGGACGTGGGAGGGGACGGGGACGGGGCCCCGGACGCCCGCCGGCCCGGCCCGTGCCGACGACGTCCCCCGCGTGAGGCGAGGCGAGGAGCTCCTGGTGCTCGTCGTAACGGGCCTGCTGGCCGGCGCGCGAGCGAGCACTTCGCCAGGCCGCGCCGACGCAGCTGGTCCCACGCACCACGCACCACCCACCGTCTCCGACAGCATGCACCCCTTCGCACCCGGCGAGCGCCTCACCTACGACGTCAAACTGGGCATCTTCCGGGTCGGCCGCGCCAGCCTGGAAGTGATCGGTTTCGACACCGTCCGCGGCGAGCCCGTGTACCACGTCGTCTTCGCCATCCGCGGGAGGGCCATCTTCTACTCGATGAACGATTCCCTCCAGTCCTGGTTCAGCGTGCGGGACCTCACTTCACGCCGCTTCATCCAGGACAACGAGGAGAACGGCAAGCCGCGGTATCGGCGCTACGAGATCCACCCCGAGCAGGGCTTTTTCGTCAAGAACGACACCGACACCAGCGCGACCGTGCGTGAGCCCCTCGACGACGCGTCGTTCCTCTACTTCGTGCGCACGCTGCCCCTCGAAGTGGGCCGCACCTACGACTTCCCGCGGTATTTCATTCCGGACCGCAATCCGGTCTCACTGCAGGTGCTGCACCGCGACACCATCGACACCCCGGCCGGCCGGTTCGCGACCATCTCCATCCGGCCGGTCTTCCAGTCGCGCGGGCTATTCTCGCAAGGCGGGCAGGCCACCGTCTGGTTCAGCGACGACGACGCGCGCATACCCGTCCGCATCCGGAGCCGCCTCAGCGTCGGCACGCTCGACATGTCGCTCCGCTCGCGGTCCTGACGGCGTGGACCACCCCGCCATACCCGAGGCCGACCTCTCCCGCGTCCGCACCGTGCCGATCGCGCGCCGGGCGAACCGGGTGGAGCCGTCGCTCCTCGCCCACCCGCCCGGCGACGACCGTTCCTTCGACGCATTCCTCGCCGGCCTGCCAGACATCCTCGCCGCCGCCGACCTGCGCGCCGTGATAGCGGCGGTCGCCGCGGCAGCGGGACGTCGGAGCATCATCGCGCAGATCGGCGGGCACGTCATCAAGACGGGCATGGGACCGCTGCTGATCCGCTTGATGGAGCGGCGCGCGATCACCCACCTCGCCATGAACAGCGCGGCCTCGATCCATGACTTCGAGCTGTGCGCCTTTGGCGGAACCAGTGAGGACGTGGCCGCTGGACTGGCGGACGGGACCTTCGGCATGGCGGAGGAGACGGGGCGCGAGATGAACGCCGCGATCCGGACCGGGCAGGCCCGAAACTGGGGGATGGGCGAGTCACTTGCGCGCGCGCTGGAAGCGCGACCCTCGCTGCCCGGGCGCGACCATTCCGTCCTCCTGGCCGGCCTCCGGCTCGGCGTGCAGGTCACGGTGCACGCCGCCATCGGGACCGACATCATACATCAGCACCCGGACGCCGACGGCGCCGCCCTCGGCGATACGAGCTTCCGCGACTTCAAGCGCCTGGCGGCCGCCGTGCCGTCGCTCCACGACGGCGGCGTAGTGCTCAACCTCGGAAGCGCGGTGATCATGCCTGAGGTCTTCCTCAAGGCGCTCACCATAGCGCGCAACCTCGAGGGCGGCCGGCCGACGGACTTCACGGCCGTGGACTTCGACATGATCCGCCACTACCGGCCTGGCATGAACGTGGTGGAGCGGCCGACGCTGGCGGGCGGGAAGGGTTACTCGATCACGGGACACCACGAGCTTCTGGTCCCCCTGCTCGTCTGGGGCGTCGATGCCGCGCTACGCCGCCGCTAGGGCGCTCCTGGCGCTGCTGCTCATCGCGGCGCCGGCGTGCACCAGCCGCGTCATCGCGCCGCCGGCCGAACCGGCGGCCATGGGCCAGCCATCCGTCGAGACCGCGGCGGCCCGCGACGTCGTGAACTCATTCGTCGCCGCGGAGGCGCGGGGCGACGAGAGCGCCGACACCCTCCTCGCTCCCGACGCCGACTTCATCGCGACGGGCATCGTGCGCACCGCGCGCCCGCGGCTCGCGGGCATGACGGGACGCGGCGAAGGATCGATCGAGGAAGCGCGCACTGACTTGGCCGGCAGCTTCGCCTGGGTGGCCGTGGTCTACCGCTGGGTCGGCCGCACGCCCGACAACGCCGAACGCGCGCGGGCGACCTTCGTGCTGGTTCGGAGACTGGCCGGGTGGCGGATACGGCATGTGCATTCGAGCATGGTTGAGCGGTGGGAGTGAAAAGACGTGATGGGTCATGGGTGATAGGTGAGAAGTGATGGGTGAGACGTGATAAGGGCGCCCGACCGCCGGCGCCCCATCACCCATCACTCATCACTCTACTGGCCGATTCCCCGAGATAATCTCGCTCACCCGCTTGGCTGTGGACGGAGCGATCAGCTTGAGGACCCAGTACACCACCAGACCCACTAAGGCGAGCTGCAACAGCATCCACGCCAGGCCGAAGGCCAGCCCGAGCAGGCTCAGCGCCAGCTTGAGCACGAAGAAGCCGACGATAGCCAGAACCGCGTAACCGATGATCTTCCTCAGCATATGTTGCCTCCATACTGCTTGGTGAGCTACCCTACGAAAGTATTCTCGTCGCGGTTTCGCGCAACCTGGTCCGGGACCGCAACATGCCCGACTGCATCATAATAGGGGCCGGTCTCGTGGGCGCCGCCGCCGCCCGCGCCGTGGCCGCCGCCGGCCGGTCGGTGCTCCTGATAGACCGGGGCACGGCGGGCGCGGAAGCCTCGGCGGCCGCGGCCGGCATGCTCGCCCCGCAGATCGAAGCCGCCGCCGGTGATCCCCTGCTCCCGCTCGCCCTCGCCGCGCGTGAGCGTTACGCCGGTTTGGTCGCGGAACTGGAGCACGACGGGCAGCCGGGCGTGGGCCTCTTGCATTGCGGAATCGTTCTCGTCGCGCTCGATGAGGCACGCGCCACCGAGCTCGTGGCACAGGTCGAAGCCCAGTGCGCGATCGGCCTCGATACCGAGTGGCTGGACCGGGACGCACTCCAGGCGCGCCACCCCGGCATCGGCGGCGAGGCCCGAGGCGCCCTCCTCGCCCCCCGCGACGGGGTCGTGAACAACGTCGCCCTCACGACCGGGCTCCTCGCCGACGCCGCCCGCCGCGGCGCCGAGATCTTGGAGCGCGAGGAGGTCACCGACCTGCGCGTGGAGGGCGGACGCGTGACGGGGGTGCGCACGCCGCGCGCGAGCTACGACGCCGGGACCATCGTCCTCGCCGCGGGCGCATGGTCCCCCGCGATCCGCGGCTTCCCCCGCCCCCTTCCCGTCGAGCCAGTGCGCGGACAGATGGCGCTCGTGCCATGGCCCACCGGCGAGCCCAAAGGCGTTCTCTTCGGTCGCGGCGCCTACGTCGTCCCCCGCGGCGACGACGCCCTGCTCGGCAGCACCATGGAGCACGCCGGGTTCGAGAAGGCGACCACCGCCGAAGGGATCCGCCACATCCGTACCGAGACCGGCGCGCTGCTCCCGGCGCTCCTCACCCAGGCCATCCGGCGCACCTGGGCCGGCTTCCGCCCCATGACGCCCGACGGCCTTCCGATCCTCGGCCTCGATCCGGAGGTCCGCGGCCTGATTTACGCCACGGGACACGGCCGGAACGGCATTCTCCTCGGCCCCATAACCGGCGAGATCGTGCGGGACCTGGTGGTGCGTGGTGAAACGGCCTGGAATCTCGAGCCGTATGCGATAGGGAGGTTCACAACCCATGCGCGGCAGCATGAGACAGACAACTGAACTCTGGCACCCACTGCGCGGCTGTGCGTCTGCGCGCCTGCGCGGCTGTGCGTCTGCGCGGCTGTGCGTCTGTGCGTCTGTGCGCCTGCGCGTCTGCGCGTCTAGTTAGTGTACACGACTTGCGGCTTCTGCTCCGGTTCTCTGGGCGGCGACGGCGCCTCCTCCGGTCTCGGCGTCGGCAAGCGCTTCGCGTACGACGCCTGGAAGAGCCGCGCCTGGGTCATCTGCCAGCGCTGTGGGCGCTGGAACCTCACCCCCTTCGACAACCGCATCGAAACCATCGAGGCGCTCGAGCGTATCGCGGCCACCGGCCGGGTGGCCGCGACCAGCGACCAGGTCTCACTGATCCGCGCCGCCGCGTACGACATCGTCCGGGTCGGACAACCGCGGCGAGTGGAGCTCGCGACCTGGCGGTACGGCGAGCGGCTCAAAGCGCGCGAACGCGAACGCATGAAGGTACTGGTTCCGACGATAGTGGTCTTCGTCGGCGTAACGCTAGCCTTCAACGCCGCGCTGGGCGGATCGTTCGGCTACCTGATAGGCCAGATCCCGCAGATGGCCGACGGCGTCTATACCGGCATCGTCGGGCGGAGGAAGGTAGCCATCGAGCCACCCGTCTGCGCCGCCTGCGGCAAGGTCATGGTGCTCCGCTCCAAGCATGTTCGCCACGCCCGCATCACCGAAACGACGCACCACGACCTCGCCCTGCTGCTGAGCTGTCCCGACTGCCGGCGCGAAGGCGCCCTCCTCGAAGGGGCCGACGCCGAGGTGGCGCTCCGGAGCGGCCTCACGTACGTGAACCTCAAAAAGGCGCGGAAGCTCAAGAAGAAGGCGCCGGAAGCCGCCTCATTCGTGGATCGCCAGGGCGGCCCTGAGGCGTTCATTCGGAACTCGGCGCGCCTGGAGCTCACCGTGAACAAGCTGGAAAGCACCCAGGCGCTGGCGCTCGAGATGGCGGTGGACGAGCAGGCCGAGCTGCGCGAGCTGGAGCGCCAGTGGCGGCAGGCCGAGGAGATCGCCGAGATCGCCGACGACCTGACGATAGGTCCGGCCGTCGAGGAGGAGTTCCGGCGTCTCAAGGAAGGAGATCAACCATTTGGTTGAACCGGGGTGGCTCGCCCCTCCACGCCGGGCTATAATTCGCCTCCCATCATGGCCAGCGTCCCGCTCCCCCTCGTTCAGATCACGCCGTGGCGCCCCGCGCCTCTGACGCAGCCGCTCCAATTCGATCGCAAGCCGGCCTGGCTCAAGGTGAAGGCGCCGGGAGGCGCCAACTATACGGAGGTCCGCGGCCTCCTGAAGGACCTCAAGCTGCATACCGTCTGCGAGGAAGCCCGCTGTCCGAACGTCGGTGAGTGCTGGGACCACAAGGCCGCGACGTTCATGATCCTCGGCGACACGTGTACGCGGAACTGTTCCTATTGCGCGGTCGCGCACGGGACGCCGCAGCAGCTTGACGAAGCGGAGCCGCGCCGGCTCGCGGAGGCGGTCGCCGCGATGGGGATGCGACACATCGTCGTGACGTCGGTGGACCGGGACGATCTGCCCAACGGCGGGGCGGAGATGTTCGCCGCGGTGGTGCGCGAGACGCGCGGCCGGACGCCGGACACTTCAGTCGAGCTGCTCATCCCGGACTTCAAGGGGAGTCGGACGGCGCTGCGGATCGTCGTCGAAGCCAAACCGGACATCCTCAACCACAACCTCGAGACAGTTAAGAGGCTCTATCGCATCGCGCGGCCCGGCGGCCGCTACGACCGCGCGCTCGAGCTGTTAAGCCGAGCCAAGGCGATGGACCCCACGATGCTGACGAAATCCGGCATCATGGTCGGTCTCGGCGAGCAGTGGGAAGAGCTGGTCGTCGCGATCCGCGATCTGCGCGATGCCGGCGTGGACATCCTAACCGTCGGCCAGTACCTCAGGCCCAGCGCGACCCATATGCCGGTAGCGCGTTACTACACTCCCGACGAGTTCGCTGAGCTGAAGCGCTTCGCGGACGACCTCGGCTACCGCCACGTCGAGTCCGGGCCCCTGGTCCGGTCCTCCTATCACGCGTGGCAGCAGGCCGAGCGCGCCGGCGCCAACCCTCCGTGAAGACGAGAGAATCGAAGTCGGGAGGGCGCGTCTCTGTCTCCACCCCCGTCATCCCGTTCGCGGGAGAAGACCCCGCCGCGCTGCGGCGTCTCCTGCGCGACATGCTCCTCATCCGGCGGTTCGAGGAGCGCGCGGGTGAGCAATACGCGCTCGGCAAGGTCGGCGGATTCTGCCACCTGTACATCGGCCAGGAGGCCGTCGCGGTCGGCGCGATCTCCGCGTTGCGCAACGACGACTACATCATGGGCAGTTACCGCGACCACGGCCAGGCGCTGGCACGCGGGGTGAGCCCGCGCGCGGTCATGGCAGAGCTGTTCGGCAAGGCGACCGGCGCCTCGTCGGGCAAGGGCGGCTCGATGCACATCTTCGACGCCGAGAAGCGCTTCCTGGGCGGGCACGCGATAGTGGGCGGCCACATCCCGCTGATCACCGGCGCCGCGTTCGCGATCAAGTACCAGGACGGCGACCAGGTGGCGGTCTGCTTCTTCGGTGAGGCGGCGGTCAACACCGGCGCCTTCCACGAGGCGCTCAACATGGCCACCCTCTGGAAGCTGCCGGCGATCTACATCTGCGAGAACAACCGCTACGGCATGGGGACGGCGATGGAGCGCGCCTCCGCGATCTACGACATCGCGGCGCGGGCGTGCTCCTACGACATGCCGGCGGAAACGGTGGACGGGATGGACGTGATCGCGGTGCGGGACGCCATGGCGCGCGCGGTGAAGCGAGGCCGCGAGCGCCACACCCCGACGCTGCTCGAGATACGGACTTACCGCTTCATGGGCCACTCGATGGCCGACCCCATCCACGGTCATTACCGCACCAAGGAGGAGGTCGAGCAGCAGAAGGCGCGCGACCCCATCGTGACCTTCCAACAGCGGCTCGCTGACGCCGGCCTGCTCGACGACGTCGCGTGGGAATCGATGTGCGCCGAGATCGAGGCCGAGATCGAGGACGCGGTCCGTTTCGCGGACGAGAGCCCCGACCCCGAGCCGGCCGAGCTGTACACCCACGTGTACCGGGATCGGTAGATGGCTACCGTGACCTACCGCGATGCGCTGAATCAGGCGCTGCGCGAGGAGATGCGCCGGGACCAGCGGGTATTCCTCATGGGAGAGGAGGTCGGCGTCTACCAGGGGGCGTACAAGGTGAGCCGCGGCCTGCTGGAGGAATTCGGCCCGATGCGGGTGGTGGACACGCCCATCACCGAGCTGGGATTCGCGGGGGTCGGCGTGGGCGCGTCGATGGCCGGGCTCGTCCCCGTGGTCGAGTTCATGACCTTCAACTTCGCGCTGCTGGCGCTCGACCAGGTGGTCAACTCCGCCGCCAAGATGTACTACATGTCGGGCGGCCAGGTACCGATGCCGATCGTCTTTCGCGGCCCGGGCGGCGCGGCGCTTCAGCTCGGCGCGCAACACTCGCAGAGCTTCGAGTCCTGGTACGCGAACGTGCCGGGCCTCAAGGTGGTCGCGCCCGCGACACCGGCGGACGCCAAGGGCCTCCTCAAGAGCGCGATCCGCGACGGGAACCCGGTCGTCTTCTTCGAAGGCGAGATGCTCTACAACACCAAAGGCGATGTGCCCGATGGAGAGCACCTCGTCCCGATCGGCGTCGCCGAGGTGAAGCGCGAAGGGACGGACGTTACGCTGGTCGCGTACTCGAAGATGGTCGCGGTGGCGCTGAAAGCGGCGGACGAGCTGGCAAAGGAAGGGATCAGCGCCGAGGTCGTGGACCCGCGCTCCATCCGCCCGCTCGACGTCGCGACCATCGCCGGCTCGGTGCGGAAGACCAATCGGTGCGTCGTGATCGAGGAGGGCTGGCCGCAGTACGGCGTGGGAGCGCAGATCGTGGACGACGTCCAGCGCGAAGCCTTCGACGACCTCGATGCCCCCATCCTCCGGGTGACCGGCGCCGACGTCCCGATGCCGTACAACAAGCAGCTCGAGAAGCTCGCCAAGCCGGACGCCGCCAAGGTCGTCGCGGCTGCCAAGAAGGTCCTCTACCTCTCCTGACGAATGGCCACCAGAGTCGTAATGGAAGCGCTGTCCCCGACCATGGAGGAGGGGCGTCTCGTGGCCTGGAAGAAGCAGGAGGGCGACGCGGTCAAGGCGGGTGACACGCTCGCCGAGGTCGAGACCGACAAGGCGGTGATGGAGCTGGTCGCGCGCGGCGACGGCGTGCTGCGGAAGGTCATGCTGGCGGAAGGGGCCACCGTGCCGGTTGGCGCCACCGTCGCGATCGTGGGAGCGGCGGACGAGGATATCTCGTCGCTCGTGGGGCGGACCGACGGACGGACGGAAGCAGCCGTCGCGCCCGCGGCAGTAGCGGCCGGCGGCGCGCGAGCCGGGGCGGGCAGCGCCGCGGCGAGCACTGTCGGGGCACCGCAAGGCGCGGCCCGCCCCGGCGAAGCGACAGCCGCCGCGGGACCTGCCGGGGCGCAGCCCGGCGCGCCTCCCGGGCCGACCGAGCCGGCGGCGGCGGGACGCGTGCGCTCATCACCACTAGCGAGAAGGCTCGCGGCAGAGAAGGGCCTCGACCTCAAGCTGATCCCGGGCTCAGGCCCGGCCGGCCGCGTGATCAAGCGCGATGTCGAGCAGGCGGGCACCGCCGCACCGGCGCACGGCCGCACCCTGGCCGACCCGACCCGTGCGGCTGCTGCGGCGGTGCCCGCTGAGCCCTCTGGCTTCACCGATGTCCCCCTCACCCAGATCCGCAAGACGATCGCGAAGCGGCTCGCCCAATCCCTCGGCCCGATCCCGCACTTCTTCCTCACCAGCGAGATCGACATGGAGCGCGCCTTCGAGGCGCGGCAGCACCTCAAGTCCCTCGGCGACCAGTACGCGGTGTCGTTCAACGACCTGGTCATCAAGGCGGCGGCGCTGGCCCTCCGCCAGCACCCGGCCGTGAACGCCTGGTGGATGGAAGACCGCATCCGCTACCACGGCGACGTGCACGTCGGCATGGCGGTGGCCGTGGAGGACGGGCTCATCACGCCGGTGATCCGCTTCGCCGACCGCGTGGGGCTCGCCGAGATCTCCGCCCGGGCCAGGGAGTTGGCGGAGAGGGCCCGCGCGCGGAAGCTCGCCCCGGAGGAGTACACCGGCGCCACGTTCAGCGTCTCGAACCTCGGCATGCTGGACATCGACGAGTTCACGGCGGTGATCAACCCGCCCGAGGCGGCCATCCTCGCCGTCGGGCGGATCGCGCCGAAGCCCGTGGTAGTGGACGGCGCCGTGGTGGTGCGGTGGATGATGCGAGTGACGATGTCGTGCGACCACCGGGTGATCGACGGCGCGACCGGTGCGCGGTTCCTCCAGAGCGTGAAGCTGATGCTCGAAAACCCGCTCGCGATGCTGTTGTAGCGAGGGGGAGCAGGGAGCAGGGAGCGGTACCTTGAGTGCGCCTCATAAGGCACCGCTCCCCGCTCCCCCCCAAACCTGCGATTCAAGGAGATTCTGGGTGGCCACTTCTTTCGACGTGATCATCATCGGTGGCGGTCCAGGCGGCTACGTCTGCGCCATCCGCGCCTCCCAGCTCGGCCTCTCGGTCGGCCTGGTCGAGAAGGACCGCATGGGCGGGGTATGCGTGAACATCGGCTGTATCCCGACCAAAGCGCTCCTGCACTCGGCATACGCCGCCAATCTCGTTAGGCACTCCGCCGAACTCGGTGTCACGACGGGCGAGGTCAAGACCGACTACGGCGTGGCGATGAAGCGCTCGCGCCGGATCGCGGAGACGAACTCCAAGGGCGCCGACTTCCTGATGAAGAAGAACAAGATCGAGGTCGTGAAGGGCGTCGCGAAGCTCAAGCCCGGCAGGAAGGTGGAGGTCGCCAAAGCGGAAGGCGGCACGGTCGTGCTGGAGGCGAAGAAGGCGGTGGTGATCGCCACCGGCTCCAGGCCGAAGGACATCCCCGCCATCGGGCTGGCGTTCAACGGCAAGACCATCTTCTCGAGCACGGAAGCGCTGCTGCTGGAGGCCGCGCCCCAGACCATGGCGATCGTTGGCGCGGGCGCGGTGGGGGCCGAGTTCGCCGACGTCTTCAGCGCCTTCGGCACGCAGGTGTCGTTGATCGAAGCGCTGCCGCGCATCCTGCCGGT
The window above is part of the Gemmatimonadales bacterium genome. Proteins encoded here:
- a CDS encoding glycosyltransferase family 2 protein, which produces MIYVLVPTYNEAQTVGLLLWKVRQVFTAFAREYQLLVVNDGSTDATEDTLAPYTRALPLTLVTHQHREGYAKSLEELLRLAAGRTDRPRRDLVVTLQADFSDAPDDIPELVKRVEGGADIVVADGRRRAGLPRGEALARRLLTPLVRPSLKLEGVTDYVSTLRAYRIATLTRLIRERGSRPIVTHEGWAADLELLVRAARHARRIESVPVAGETAPRQRDSRATPLRSGLSAWRAARQLASLVREPIEPPPDHEDEPAKQTQPPRRRGRGRGRGRGRGPGRPPARPVPTTSPA
- a CDS encoding DUF3108 domain-containing protein — translated: MLVVTGLLAGARASTSPGRADAAGPTHHAPPTVSDSMHPFAPGERLTYDVKLGIFRVGRASLEVIGFDTVRGEPVYHVVFAIRGRAIFYSMNDSLQSWFSVRDLTSRRFIQDNEENGKPRYRRYEIHPEQGFFVKNDTDTSATVREPLDDASFLYFVRTLPLEVGRTYDFPRYFIPDRNPVSLQVLHRDTIDTPAGRFATISIRPVFQSRGLFSQGGQATVWFSDDDARIPVRIRSRLSVGTLDMSLRSRS
- a CDS encoding nuclear transport factor 2 family protein; the protein is MPRYAAARALLALLLIAAPACTSRVIAPPAEPAAMGQPSVETAAARDVVNSFVAAEARGDESADTLLAPDADFIATGIVRTARPRLAGMTGRGEGSIEEARTDLAGSFAWVAVVYRWVGRTPDNAERARATFVLVRRLAGWRIRHVHSSMVERWE
- the thiO gene encoding glycine oxidase ThiO; this translates as MPDCIIIGAGLVGAAAARAVAAAGRSVLLIDRGTAGAEASAAAAGMLAPQIEAAAGDPLLPLALAARERYAGLVAELEHDGQPGVGLLHCGIVLVALDEARATELVAQVEAQCAIGLDTEWLDRDALQARHPGIGGEARGALLAPRDGVVNNVALTTGLLADAARRGAEILEREEVTDLRVEGGRVTGVRTPRASYDAGTIVLAAGAWSPAIRGFPRPLPVEPVRGQMALVPWPTGEPKGVLFGRGAYVVPRGDDALLGSTMEHAGFEKATTAEGIRHIRTETGALLPALLTQAIRRTWAGFRPMTPDGLPILGLDPEVRGLIYATGHGRNGILLGPITGEIVRDLVVRGETAWNLEPYAIGRFTTHARQHETDN
- the lipA gene encoding lipoyl synthase, translating into MASVPLPLVQITPWRPAPLTQPLQFDRKPAWLKVKAPGGANYTEVRGLLKDLKLHTVCEEARCPNVGECWDHKAATFMILGDTCTRNCSYCAVAHGTPQQLDEAEPRRLAEAVAAMGMRHIVVTSVDRDDLPNGGAEMFAAVVRETRGRTPDTSVELLIPDFKGSRTALRIVVEAKPDILNHNLETVKRLYRIARPGGRYDRALELLSRAKAMDPTMLTKSGIMVGLGEQWEELVVAIRDLRDAGVDILTVGQYLRPSATHMPVARYYTPDEFAELKRFADDLGYRHVESGPLVRSSYHAWQQAERAGANPP
- the pdhA gene encoding pyruvate dehydrogenase (acetyl-transferring) E1 component subunit alpha translates to MKTRESKSGGRVSVSTPVIPFAGEDPAALRRLLRDMLLIRRFEERAGEQYALGKVGGFCHLYIGQEAVAVGAISALRNDDYIMGSYRDHGQALARGVSPRAVMAELFGKATGASSGKGGSMHIFDAEKRFLGGHAIVGGHIPLITGAAFAIKYQDGDQVAVCFFGEAAVNTGAFHEALNMATLWKLPAIYICENNRYGMGTAMERASAIYDIAARACSYDMPAETVDGMDVIAVRDAMARAVKRGRERHTPTLLEIRTYRFMGHSMADPIHGHYRTKEEVEQQKARDPIVTFQQRLADAGLLDDVAWESMCAEIEAEIEDAVRFADESPDPEPAELYTHVYRDR
- a CDS encoding pyruvate dehydrogenase complex E1 component subunit beta, which produces MATVTYRDALNQALREEMRRDQRVFLMGEEVGVYQGAYKVSRGLLEEFGPMRVVDTPITELGFAGVGVGASMAGLVPVVEFMTFNFALLALDQVVNSAAKMYYMSGGQVPMPIVFRGPGGAALQLGAQHSQSFESWYANVPGLKVVAPATPADAKGLLKSAIRDGNPVVFFEGEMLYNTKGDVPDGEHLVPIGVAEVKREGTDVTLVAYSKMVAVALKAADELAKEGISAEVVDPRSIRPLDVATIAGSVRKTNRCVVIEEGWPQYGVGAQIVDDVQREAFDDLDAPILRVTGADVPMPYNKQLEKLAKPDAAKVVAAAKKVLYLS
- a CDS encoding pyruvate dehydrogenase complex dihydrolipoamide acetyltransferase; the protein is MATRVVMEALSPTMEEGRLVAWKKQEGDAVKAGDTLAEVETDKAVMELVARGDGVLRKVMLAEGATVPVGATVAIVGAADEDISSLVGRTDGRTEAAVAPAAVAAGGARAGAGSAAASTVGAPQGAARPGEATAAAGPAGAQPGAPPGPTEPAAAGRVRSSPLARRLAAEKGLDLKLIPGSGPAGRVIKRDVEQAGTAAPAHGRTLADPTRAAAAAVPAEPSGFTDVPLTQIRKTIAKRLAQSLGPIPHFFLTSEIDMERAFEARQHLKSLGDQYAVSFNDLVIKAAALALRQHPAVNAWWMEDRIRYHGDVHVGMAVAVEDGLITPVIRFADRVGLAEISARARELAERARARKLAPEEYTGATFSVSNLGMLDIDEFTAVINPPEAAILAVGRIAPKPVVVDGAVVVRWMMRVTMSCDHRVIDGATGARFLQSVKLMLENPLAMLL